One Sandaracinaceae bacterium genomic region harbors:
- a CDS encoding caspase family protein: protein MRTRLGWVVCVALAGLLWACGDDEEETSSSTEEGAAAVEPEAAAPAGPLLEQAGTLAADDARDGRGRYDRYFVQVAAGERVLIELTSDAFDPFLEATPPGSGALVNDDWQGDRTRSQLELIAPAAGQMKIEVRAYADQGEGAYRLVARRVGEEGQSIPVINAGQSASGELAQGDHTLSGGELFDAYVVRLSEPGRIRVRARGDGEVRTSVVAPNGLTLAGEGDVYRAPNAGNYNVQVIGRQGVAYTVSAEAADAESAPLLARAHHQFSELLDRLRGAGRDADSPPPVQPAQAAGTAPAPSPDSPQPRALPIRIGDRLHGNLAQNDPTLPSGERYDVYELTVAQPMDTEVAIELESSSFDTFLRVDGPGGQHWENDDHAGTLNSRLSMPLTTPGTYRIVATSYRAGEVGPYELKLLTQRGDPQAAAAPSGGPEQRIEGSLAQGDTTLQSGEFMDEHRFEWPAGTRVHIEAQSSDFDSYLIVHPPSGPQRDNDDLRPGQSLDAGLDLQVDQGGTYRVIVTSYQPGETGSYALVVRGAPATTPTAPPQANGSGATPTPTPTPTPSPTPAAAPAGARTETGTLAQGDRTLESGEFADAFTMSFTPQSAVQIRLESSDFDTYLIVRSPSGHQEDNDDFAAGQSLNSGLDLPVAEPGDYTITVTSYRPGETGSYRLVVTEGPSVVAPPSAPSAPGTPAASPGEAGRVWGLFAGITDYPGSVNDLPECANDARKLAEAVRNQGNMPQSQEFLFTDAQATTANLRQAMQTITQRIRPDDVLVFFYSGHGGQTDSSSDPRELDRQDEYLLMHDGRMMDDELGRLFDGLNARVALVAIDACFAGGFAKDVITRPGRVGMFSSEEDVTSAVAGRFQAGGYLSHFLRLGINGEADNDPHNAILTVGELTHYTWRQFGQHASDVRMSMGYQHLVVDRGAVQTSEVLWASRR, encoded by the coding sequence ATGAGAACCAGGCTCGGGTGGGTGGTGTGCGTGGCGCTGGCGGGGCTCCTCTGGGCGTGCGGTGATGATGAGGAGGAGACGTCCTCGTCCACGGAGGAGGGCGCGGCCGCGGTCGAGCCGGAGGCGGCGGCGCCCGCGGGGCCGCTGCTCGAGCAGGCGGGCACGCTCGCGGCGGACGACGCGCGCGATGGGCGCGGGCGCTACGACCGCTACTTCGTGCAGGTCGCGGCGGGCGAGCGGGTGCTCATCGAGCTGACGAGCGACGCCTTCGACCCCTTCCTCGAGGCCACCCCGCCCGGGAGCGGCGCGCTGGTCAACGACGACTGGCAGGGCGATCGCACCCGGTCCCAGCTCGAGCTGATCGCGCCCGCGGCGGGCCAGATGAAGATCGAGGTCCGCGCCTACGCCGATCAGGGTGAGGGCGCCTACCGCCTGGTCGCGCGGCGCGTGGGCGAGGAGGGCCAGTCCATCCCCGTGATCAACGCGGGGCAGAGCGCGAGCGGAGAGCTGGCCCAGGGCGATCACACGCTCAGCGGCGGGGAGCTCTTCGACGCCTACGTGGTCCGGTTGAGCGAGCCGGGCCGCATCCGCGTCCGCGCGCGCGGCGACGGCGAGGTGCGCACCTCGGTGGTGGCGCCGAACGGGCTGACGCTGGCGGGGGAGGGCGACGTCTACCGCGCGCCGAACGCCGGCAACTACAACGTGCAGGTCATCGGGCGCCAGGGCGTCGCCTACACGGTGTCGGCGGAGGCGGCCGACGCGGAGTCGGCGCCGCTCCTCGCGCGGGCGCACCATCAGTTCAGCGAGCTGCTCGATCGGCTCCGTGGCGCGGGGCGCGACGCCGACTCGCCTCCGCCCGTGCAGCCGGCCCAGGCGGCGGGGACGGCGCCCGCTCCTTCGCCCGACTCTCCGCAGCCGCGCGCGCTGCCCATCCGCATCGGTGATCGCCTGCACGGCAACCTCGCGCAGAACGATCCCACGCTGCCGAGCGGCGAGCGCTACGACGTCTACGAGCTGACGGTCGCGCAGCCGATGGACACGGAGGTCGCGATCGAGCTCGAGTCGAGCAGCTTCGACACGTTCCTCCGCGTGGACGGTCCGGGCGGGCAGCACTGGGAGAACGACGACCACGCCGGCACCCTCAACTCGCGCCTGTCGATGCCGCTGACCACGCCGGGCACCTACCGGATCGTGGCCACCAGCTACCGCGCGGGCGAGGTCGGGCCGTACGAGCTGAAGCTGCTCACCCAGCGCGGCGATCCCCAGGCCGCGGCCGCCCCGAGCGGCGGGCCCGAGCAGCGCATCGAAGGGAGCCTCGCGCAGGGCGACACGACGCTGCAGAGCGGGGAGTTCATGGACGAGCACCGCTTCGAGTGGCCGGCGGGGACGCGCGTGCACATCGAGGCGCAGTCGAGTGACTTCGACAGCTACCTGATCGTGCACCCGCCCAGCGGTCCGCAGCGGGACAACGACGATCTCCGGCCGGGGCAGTCGCTCGACGCGGGGCTGGATCTCCAGGTCGATCAGGGCGGGACCTATCGCGTGATCGTCACGAGCTATCAGCCGGGCGAGACGGGGAGCTACGCGCTGGTCGTCCGGGGCGCGCCCGCGACGACGCCGACCGCGCCCCCCCAGGCGAACGGGAGCGGCGCGACCCCCACACCGACGCCGACACCGACGCCCAGCCCCACACCGGCCGCGGCGCCGGCTGGGGCGCGCACGGAGACGGGCACGCTCGCCCAGGGCGATCGAACGCTCGAGAGCGGCGAGTTCGCCGACGCCTTCACCATGTCCTTCACGCCGCAGAGCGCGGTCCAGATCCGGCTCGAGTCGAGCGACTTCGACACCTATCTGATCGTGCGCTCGCCGAGCGGGCACCAGGAGGACAACGACGACTTCGCGGCTGGGCAGTCGCTGAACAGCGGGCTCGACCTGCCGGTGGCCGAGCCGGGGGACTACACGATCACGGTCACGAGCTACCGGCCCGGGGAGACGGGGAGCTACCGGCTCGTGGTGACGGAAGGCCCGAGCGTGGTCGCGCCGCCCAGCGCGCCGAGCGCGCCCGGGACGCCGGCCGCCAGCCCGGGCGAGGCCGGGCGCGTGTGGGGGCTCTTCGCGGGCATCACCGACTACCCGGGGAGCGTCAACGATCTCCCCGAGTGCGCGAACGACGCGCGCAAGCTGGCCGAGGCGGTGCGCAACCAGGGCAACATGCCGCAGAGCCAGGAGTTCTTGTTCACCGACGCGCAGGCGACGACGGCGAACCTGCGCCAGGCGATGCAGACCATCACGCAGCGCATCCGCCCCGACGACGTGCTCGTGTTCTTCTACTCGGGCCACGGCGGCCAGACCGACTCCTCGAGCGACCCGCGCGAGCTCGACCGGCAGGACGAGTACCTGCTGATGCACGATGGGCGCATGATGGACGACGAGCTGGGCCGGCTCTTCGACGGGCTGAACGCGCGCGTCGCGCTGGTGGCCATCGACGCCTGCTTCGCGGGCGGCTTCGCGAAGGACGTCATCACCCGGCCCGGCCGCGTCGGCATGTTCTCGAGCGAGGAGGACGTGACGAGCGCGGTCGCGGGGCGCTTCCAGGCGGGCGGCTACCTCTCGCACTTCCTGCGGCTCGGCATCAACGGCGAGGCCGACAACGATCCGCACAACGCCATCCTCACCGTGGGCGAGCTGACCCACTACACCTGGCGGCAGTTCGGCCAGCACGCGTCCGACGTGCGCATGTCGATGGGCTACCAGCACCTGGTCGTCGACCGGGGCGCCGTGCAGACGAGCGAGGTGCTCTGGGCGTCGCGCCGCTGA
- a CDS encoding oligopeptide:H+ symporter, whose product MTSAAANQPTLFGHPTGLFQLFFAEMWERFSYYGMRALLLFYMIKGFLGLNDGEAYGVYGAYTALVYMTPYFGGMLADRLLGRRRAVVVGGLLMAAGHLLMTIENRYAFFGALALLIAGNGFFKPNISTIVGELYPKTSDKKDAGFTIFYMGINLGAAMSPIICGYVGETYGWHYGFGLATAGMLIGVAVFVAPTLLTQVLIGVGVLATSLAMPFLQDSLLQLGVRLLLAIMLLIAGVVAIRALGKGPLAKEAGAPPDPEALKKKLFGFLPAEYAVYLGTGAAVIAFTFIVQDGSAAGWVLNITGVIFFIYVIYDMVTKCTRVERHRLMVVLTIFFFNMFFWACFEQAGTSLNNWTDRNIDRVSESAQVEAGQVGESIRFRVSPGTTDAALTALPLLSQEQLGKVNGDAGMGELIARAVGAVERHRNETRDPASQASEEDIAGLQARVRESDVLTMTGLTYLRAAAAADVALDGADVVEWRVVEENVGMGLGDSEIPASEFQAANPVYIIIFGLPLSALWAFLAARRRDPSTPVKFALGIAQLGLGFLVFYWGAEHANERGMSSMAYLLIGWLFVTTGELFSSPVGLSMVTKLSPGRLVSSIMGGWFLATAFSNYLAAVIATFTGVSHGEEGLQFIPSPMETAETYGDVFGIIGVTALGAAVVLLALAPLLKRGMHPGHEDTAQPTEF is encoded by the coding sequence ATGACGAGCGCCGCCGCGAACCAGCCGACCCTCTTCGGTCACCCGACCGGTCTGTTCCAGCTCTTCTTCGCCGAGATGTGGGAGCGCTTCTCCTACTACGGCATGCGGGCGCTGCTCTTGTTCTACATGATCAAGGGCTTCCTCGGGCTCAACGACGGAGAGGCCTACGGCGTCTACGGCGCGTACACCGCGCTGGTCTACATGACGCCCTACTTCGGCGGCATGCTGGCCGATCGGCTGCTCGGGCGAAGGCGGGCGGTGGTCGTGGGCGGCTTGCTGATGGCGGCGGGTCACCTCCTGATGACCATCGAGAACCGCTACGCATTCTTCGGCGCCCTCGCGTTGCTGATCGCGGGCAACGGCTTCTTCAAGCCGAACATCTCCACCATCGTGGGCGAGCTGTACCCGAAGACCAGCGACAAGAAGGACGCGGGCTTCACGATCTTCTACATGGGGATCAACCTCGGCGCGGCGATGAGCCCCATCATCTGCGGCTACGTCGGGGAGACCTACGGCTGGCACTACGGCTTCGGCCTCGCCACGGCGGGCATGCTGATCGGCGTCGCCGTCTTCGTCGCCCCCACCCTGCTCACGCAGGTCCTGATCGGCGTCGGCGTGCTGGCCACGTCGCTCGCGATGCCCTTCCTCCAGGACTCGCTCCTCCAGCTCGGCGTGCGGCTCCTGCTCGCGATCATGCTGCTCATCGCGGGCGTCGTGGCCATCCGCGCGCTCGGCAAGGGCCCTCTCGCGAAGGAGGCGGGCGCGCCGCCGGACCCCGAGGCCCTGAAGAAGAAGCTCTTCGGCTTCCTGCCCGCCGAGTACGCGGTCTATCTGGGCACCGGCGCCGCGGTGATCGCCTTCACCTTCATCGTGCAGGACGGCTCGGCCGCGGGCTGGGTGCTGAACATCACCGGGGTGATCTTCTTCATCTACGTCATCTACGACATGGTGACGAAGTGCACGCGCGTCGAGCGCCACAGGCTGATGGTCGTCTTGACGATCTTCTTCTTCAACATGTTCTTCTGGGCCTGCTTCGAGCAGGCCGGCACCAGCCTCAACAACTGGACCGACCGCAACATCGACCGGGTGAGCGAGAGCGCGCAGGTCGAGGCGGGACAGGTCGGCGAGTCGATCCGCTTCCGGGTCTCCCCCGGCACCACCGACGCGGCGCTCACCGCCCTGCCGCTCCTGTCGCAGGAGCAGCTGGGCAAGGTCAACGGCGACGCCGGCATGGGGGAGCTGATCGCGCGCGCCGTCGGCGCGGTCGAGCGGCACCGCAACGAGACGCGGGACCCGGCTTCGCAGGCGAGCGAGGAGGACATCGCGGGGCTCCAGGCGCGGGTGCGCGAGAGCGACGTGCTGACGATGACGGGCCTGACCTATCTGCGCGCCGCGGCCGCGGCCGACGTGGCCCTGGACGGCGCCGACGTCGTGGAGTGGCGGGTGGTCGAGGAGAACGTGGGCATGGGCCTCGGCGACTCCGAGATCCCGGCCAGCGAGTTCCAGGCCGCCAACCCCGTCTACATCATCATCTTCGGGCTCCCGCTCAGCGCGCTCTGGGCCTTCCTCGCCGCGCGGCGGCGGGACCCGAGCACGCCGGTGAAGTTCGCGCTCGGCATCGCGCAGCTCGGCCTCGGCTTCCTCGTCTTCTACTGGGGCGCGGAGCACGCGAACGAGCGCGGCATGTCGTCGATGGCCTACCTGCTCATAGGCTGGCTCTTCGTGACCACGGGGGAGCTGTTCTCGTCCCCGGTCGGGCTCTCGATGGTGACCAAGCTCTCCCCCGGCCGGCTCGTGAGCAGCATCATGGGCGGCTGGTTCCTGGCCACCGCCTTCTCGAACTACCTCGCCGCGGTCATCGCGACCTTCACCGGCGTCTCGCACGGTGAAGAAGGCTTGCAGTTCATCCCCTCGCCGATGGAGACGGCCGAGACCTACGGCGACGTCTTCGGCATCATCGGCGTGACCGCGCTCGGCGCGGCGGTGGTGCTGCTCGCGCTCGCGCCGCTCCTCAAGCGCGGCATGCACCCGGGCCACGAGGACACGGCGCAGCCGACCGAGTTCTGA